DNA sequence from the Leguminivora glycinivorella isolate SPB_JAAS2020 chromosome 13, LegGlyc_1.1, whole genome shotgun sequence genome:
cgccgagtcagacgacgcaacggagccacgctgttacgtcgtcgcctaaatagaatattgtattttttttcttcttctctctgttttgtatttttcaataagtgatatatatatattgttcttttttatttttagtttcacagtgccttagtttttactgttatgctgtgtaacttatgaataataaaataaaataaataaaagtgtgTGAAATATtgattaagatgatttaccatctgtgaaactactgaaagcagtagTAGCAGTAATAAACGTGTTTTTTGCGATGTaggtactttcctcgctatagtgaggggaaaagttttgtgttacacacgggtgcaaatgtacctatttcacttctcgtgtgttgaaaaactcgccaagttcaggattctcttctcgaaccactcgcttcgctcgtagtTCAAATAGTATAgggtcctttcacttgctcgtttttctatTCCACACAGCCCGACAGGCGCTTTTCACGACATACTCATTTCTCCATGCTTAGTATCGGCATCAGCTACGCTCGTAGCACGTAGCGCGCATCGACACGGAATGTGCGGACCTcgtttttattaaataagtatagttaattgtatgtacttacaatcattaataaataaataaaatttcttaCGTTCaattttatgactagtgataatatgactaagaaaaattatgacggaaaacgttattatggatagtaaaaatcggacttcaaaaattatgggaaccaatagagacccgtaATATGTACCTGTAATTGTATTGATGCAAaattttgttgacatgtaaaactatgttttataaaggaataaatgaatgaatgaatgaaaatcATACACTTTAATATAtatcttatattttttataaaacagaAAGCTAATCGAAAAAACATCCGCGAGCTGTAAAATAGTGGGCACCTATTACCGCATTACCGCGTTAGATATCGATGGCCAACCTCTgcaccagtgtgcgtagccgaatgcaaaaacgctcacgacaatatctctttcgtagctatctatctctatcgctcttgcgaataggcgcgacagagccagactacatttctgcggggtttcggtggcgtttcgtgtcgcaaaaccggccaagagcgtgtcgggccacgctcagtgtagggttccgtagtttttcgtatttttctcaaaaactactgaacgtatcaagttcaaaacaattttcctagaaaggttttacaaagttctacttttgtgatttttttcatattttttaaacaaatggttcaaaagttagagggggggggacgcacttttttttcttttaggagcgattatttccgaaaatattaatattatgaaaaaacgattttagtaaacccttattcatttttaaatacatatccaacaatatatcacacattggggttagaatgaaaaaaaatatcagcctctactttacatgtaggaggggtaccctaataaaacatttttttccattttttatttttgcactttgttggcgtgattcatatgcatattggtaccaaatttcagctttctagtgcttacggttactgagattatccgcggacggacggacggacggacggacagacagacatggcgaaactataagggttccttgttgactacggaaccctaaaaatgccatTCCATTCCccagccaggccccgtagccgaatagcacgaACCGACGCGCGATGAGAGGTCCTTTACCCTAAATATATCTACCCACCTCCCATAATTAATATTGATCACTTACTTGATTTATACGCCTTCATGAAAGTTTTCGTTCTCGTTTTCACAATTGGTTTAAATTCTGGTACACAATCGTTCATCATACTCACAAATTGTCATGCACAATTTTTGTTTATCATGTTTAAAATAATACTATACTTAACACAGTTGAGCCGCATGTCCACAGATGACATACATcaattatatgtttttataaggaagtaaaaagttttaaatattttttatagtatGTCAAACAAATCTAGTCACATGTGACATGATTTGTATGACTGtctatacatttatttaaaaaatccgCTTTATTCTACTGGCGGAAATGGCATGACAGACTATTTTGTAAAGTGTTTATGACCTTTGGTTATGACAGACTACATTGAGCTACCTCTATTCTTTGAAATAAACAATAGAACGCACTTTAGTAACATTAAAATCACTCAAGACGAGGCGGTATGGCCTATGGTCCCCTAGCCTGTCCAGGAGgacgaagaaaaaaaaagtaacattaaaaaaaactcaactgagattgacattgacagtttaAAACGTCAAATACGTCAAACAAAAATGTTCATGAATATTTTCTACCTTGAAGAATATCTCAAATAACTATGATCTCACTCTTATAATATATCTGGTGTTAATTTAAGTTAAGAAAGTGTATGAGTATATCAAAATGCAACAATCCCCGTTTGAAAACATTTTCAACATAATTGGCGGGCTATCAGAAGGAAATGAGAAGCCCATGAAACATGGTTTCTATAACGCGTTTGCTCTGTTCATTCTAACTATATGTTGTGCTGCAGTTTATGTGCTGTTTCTTATACTAGAACCTTTCTTCAAACCCTTATTTTGGGCACTTTTAGTGGGGTCGTTGCTACAcccatttaaatataaattgtccAAGAAGCTAAAGTCGTGGTTTGAAGATTTAGAGAAATGTAACAAATCTGTGATATTTGGGTTAATGTTTTTACCCATAAATGTTGTTAATTTTGCTTCCGATACTGTTGGGCATCAGTTCATAGAACATTATAaggtaagatttttttttagtacaaCACTATACTAGTGTCCACTtagaatattcaaataatatctTCTACGGAAAGATGTACTATGTAGTAAAGAAATGAACTAAATCTTACTcgatttttttctgttttcagACTGTGATTGGGTTACTCTCTGCAATATTTGTTTTACCTTGGCTCTACAATGCCATTCCCCGCAGCTTGGTCTGCATATTCTGGCAACTGAGCAGTTTTATTGGCTTCTCAACTACAAAGCTCATCGGATTTTGCAGCTCATACATTGTAAGTTATTTTCAACTCATTTATTGCCATATATGTAAATTTACATACTAATTTGTGacatctattgtcctttgagttgtCAGCAACCCGAATCCTCCTTGGAacttctttttgctgtgtacttaccAGAGCAAAGGGTAGTgtaaaagtttctaatgggttgacaACGCGCTTGCAACACCCCTTGAATTGCAGGCGTCTGTACATACAAATATGTTAACAAACAATTATTAGCGGCTTAGTAACTTTAGTAAGTGTCTAAGAATAAGAGGATTAGTCTGCATGTTAAGTATATGTACATATCTTTAGAAAGAGGGCTGTGCTACCTTTGCTATATTGTAGCTACATCATGTAAATTTAATCTCGTGTGTCCAAAATCAAATAACGCATTGTACTATAGATGCACATACAATACTGCAATACGTGTTTTTAACGCCTTACCAGTTGAGATAAAGATGTTGGAGGGTAATTGATATAAGCTTAAGTTAAAAAATTGGTTGATAGAAAATGTTTTCTACAACctgagttttttctgaaatatcccgggtaataattataagttagccagtaagctaatatagtcagtagttttttaagaatattgtacgctcgaaatgggcaactgttgatactgtatttcctgtatatcataccatcttatgtacacagttaacaatgaataaattttactttactttactttactgtATCAGGTGTACAAACAATACTTATCTATATTCTTACCCAACTATTATGTACACCTTTAACCTTTTTAATATATCATTATCATGTAACATTTATAGTTTTAATACTTATTTCTTGCAGACTCTGACCATAGCTCTAGCTTATTTAATAAGCATATGCACATTATGGAAGCCGGAACGATCTGGCATGTTTAAAGCATCATCTCAATTCCTCTGGCTTGTTATAACAAGTTTCTTGGCCAGTCTGACTGGGTCTCTGCAAGTCTACACATTTGTACTGCTGCAGGGGCTATGTGTTGGCGGATTTGCGCTGGAAGTGATTGATGTTCATAAAGAGTTGTTAGCGAGAggtaagtgtttatttatattaaaaccggccaagagcgtgtcggcccacgctcagtgtagggttccgtagttttccgtatttttctcaaaaactactgaacctgtcaaattcaaaacatttttcctagaaagtctttataaagtgctacttttgtgatttttttcatattttttaaacatacggttcaaaagttagggggggtacacttttttttcctttaggcgcgattatttccgaaaatattaatattatcaaaaaacgattttagtaaatccttattcatttttaaatacctatccaacaatatatcagacgtaggggttgaaatgaaaaaaaatcagtccctaCTTTACATTTAGGGCcctaccctaacaaaacatttttttccactttttattttaccactttgtcggcgtgattgatatacatattggtacataccaaatttcagctttctgagattatccgcggacggacggacggacagacagacatggcgaaactataagggttcctagttgactacggaaaaAGAGATGCTCTCCTATCTTTGTCACACATGCTTAGTTGTATTATTGTCCCGGTCGCAATATCAGgcatgattgattgattgattatatCCTGTTGTCCCTCATCAGGGGCATAGGGCTCTTAGGAAGGATTTCCACTGTTCCCGGTCCGACGCGGCTGCCTCCAGGCGCAAAATCAGGCATAATTCCACTATATTTCTCAGTAACTTTTCCAACACATTCATGAATAATTCATCTCCGTATTTGGCGCCGGAACTACAATCTCAAATATTCCATTACCGTTACCGTACCGATAATGTTATTAACGTGAATCATCATACAGGAAAccaatctttttaatttaagattagcagttaagttcataaatgcatgtaggtttcttagaaataaacagatttttttttaaagtcacagGGCATATTGCATTTTCTTCataatttatgattttattGCAAAGTGCTTTGAAAGTTCAAAGAGACAGTGATGCATATTAGGAATAGAAatctcaaataaaataattactctttTTTGCTTCTTAGATCCTGAGACATCAGCTATAGTCGCAATCCAAAAAGTCCTCACCAACGGACACTGTCAAAATGAGATCAAGCAAGATGAAAAGTCGGAACAGAGCGCTAGCGAGCAGGAATCGACACCCGAAAAAGAAACCCCATCTCCCGCCACCCCTGACGCCGCAGCCAAACGGGGAAGCTGGGCAGAAAGCGACCAAATACACAGCTCGCCTCGCCACGCCAAGATGCTGTACAAAACCCGAACTCTATCCGCCTTACCACTATCGAATACGAAACCGAAATCCGCCTTCGAAAATCGACTCATCGCATCATTCAAACAAAGATCGATGGACGAAAATTACTTGAAAAACAATTTCAACAGTGACGACGAAACTGCCTTGTATTTTAAACTACTTTTCTTTGGATGCCTGTGCATGCTTGTATGGAAACATATCTGGCTGCTGCCAGTGATGCTGTTCTTTTTAGCTATTCATGTTTTGAAGAGACTGTTGGACTTCTTTGGAGTTTGGCTGTTCTGCGAGAATCATTATAATAATTTCATGGGCAAAGTCAAGAATTGGTGGTCTGACAGGTAAAATATAATAGATATAGTTCAGCAcggatagcatggtcgcgcgataaacgataaaacatcaggccgtccctatcgcacttacaaatagtgcgcaAGGGACGGcgtgatgttttatcatttatcgcgccaCATATCGATGTTCCAGGAACCAGGTTACAATTTTCCTTATAATTCGGGGTTTggttccaaggaaaaaagtaaaGTTGGCAGTGTATTGAACATTACATGTACATTTTGAAACCATATAAACGGGGCTAAATTTGTTCAACCTACCCATTTGCTAGCTGTCACAATGTTCATCAACGAGTATCCTACACACGTTTTGTTTATctcatttattatattttatgtttcagACAATCAGCAGCTGTACCAGCACACATTCGTGGAATCCGCAAAATCTTCTCTAGTCTAAACAAGAACATAAGAGACATGGCCTATAGTTCTGTGGACACTGTCTCTACTTGTATCGTCATCATCGGCCTTATAACGTTTCTCATCGTCGCCACTATCTTCATTTGTATTCAGGTATGTTTATACCGGatgtccctaaaaccaacgtTAAAATGAAAAGAGGT
Encoded proteins:
- the LOC125232353 gene encoding transmembrane protein 245 isoform X3, which encodes MQQSPFENIFNIIGGLSEGNEKPMKHGFYNAFALFILTICCAAVYVLFLILEPFFKPLFWALLVGSLLHPFKYKLSKKLKSWFEDLEKCNKSVIFGLMFLPINVVNFASDTVGHQFIEHYKTVIGLLSAIFVLPWLYNAIPRSLVCIFWQLSSFIGFSTTKLIGFCSSYITLTIALAYLISICTLWKPERSGMFKASSQFLWLVITSFLASLTGSLQVYTFVLLQGLCVGGFALEVIDVHKELLARDPETSAIVAIQKVLTNGHCQNEIKQDEKSEQSASEQESTPEKETPSPATPDAAAKRGSWAESDQIHSSPRHAKMLYKTRTLSALPLSNTKPKSAFENRLIASFKQRSMDENYLKNNFNSDDETALYFKLLFFGCLCMLVWKHIWLLPVMLFFLAIHVLKRLLDFFGVWLFCENHYNNFMGKVKNWWSDRQSAAVPAHIRGIRKIFSSLNKNIRDMAYSSVDTVSTCIVIIGLITFLIVATIFICIQIYSEAIVVVQLSGSLLNSTFVQNSELHAYLPEGWEEKLDSLIDNAYTYGKEGISAGVKNILKEGDPDKIARVEEQILQLWERVYQSWVSGQFGPQIGPAVNGAAVQDSWDSFVHDMSNTPGMFDYSGIVAWVQANVGTLSAIATSIWAPLASNVSLLAGSIGAFTSLLLSGGGAVINMFINLVVFFTTLFYLLACSNAFYKPVEVITQVQPNFGPRLGIALSVAINQVFRASFKMALFYGLWTWLVHNLFGAKVVYLPSVLAAVLGAAPFLGPYLAGIPAALDVWLQGRPMAAIMLPIAQAAPIAFLDAAVYAEIKDGGHPYVTGLAIAGGIFYLGPEGAILGPLLLCCLMVVLNLSSAFLRDTPLEERAALHSRVRLGAFL
- the LOC125232353 gene encoding transmembrane protein 245 isoform X2, yielding MQQSPFENIFNIIGGLSEGNEKPMKHGFYNAFALFILTICCAAVYVLFLILEPFFKPLFWALLVGSLLHPFKYKLSKKLKSWFEDLEKCNKSVIFGLMFLPINVVNFASDTVGHQFIEHYKTVIGLLSAIFVLPWLYNAIPRSLVCIFWQLSSFIGFSTTKLIGFCSSYITLTIALAYLISICTLWKPERSGMFKASSQFLWLVITSFLASLTGSLQVYTFVLLQGLCVGGFALEVIDVHKELLARDPETSAIVAIQKVLTNGHCQNEIKQDEKSEQSASEQESTPEKETPSPATPDAAAKRGSWAESDQIHSSPRHAKMLYKTRTLSALPLSNTKPKSAFENRLIASFKQRSMDENYLKNNFNSDDETALYFKLLFFGCLCMLVWKHIWLLPVMLFFLAIHVLKRLLDFFGVWLFCENHYNNFMGKVKNWWSDRQSAAVPAHIRGIRKIFSSLNKNIRDMAYSSVDTVSTCIVIIGLITFLIVATIFICIQIYSEAIVVVQLSGSLLNSTFVQNSELHAYLPEGWEEKLDSLIDNAYTYGKEGISAGVKNILKEGDPDKIARVEEQILQLWERVYQSWVSGQFGPQIGPAVNGAAVQDSWDSFVHDMSNTPGMFDYSGIVAWVQANVGTLSAIATSIWAPLASNVSLLAGSIGAFTSLLLSGGGAVINMFINLVVFFTTLFYLLACSNAFYKPVEVITQVQPNFGPRLGIALSVAINQVFRASFKMALFYGLWTWLVHNLFGAKVVYLPSVLAAVLGAAPFLGPYLAGIPAALDVWLQGRPMAAIMLPIAQAAPIAFLDAAVYAEIKDGGHPYVTGLAIAGGIFYLGPEGAILGPLLLCCLMVVLNLSSAFLRDTPLEERAALHSRVSKHRNSRAVY
- the LOC125232353 gene encoding transmembrane protein 245 isoform X1; amino-acid sequence: MQQSPFENIFNIIGGLSEGNEKPMKHGFYNAFALFILTICCAAVYVLFLILEPFFKPLFWALLVGSLLHPFKYKLSKKLKSWFEDLEKCNKSVIFGLMFLPINVVNFASDTVGHQFIEHYKTVIGLLSAIFVLPWLYNAIPRSLVCIFWQLSSFIGFSTTKLIGFCSSYITLTIALAYLISICTLWKPERSGMFKASSQFLWLVITSFLASLTGSLQVYTFVLLQGLCVGGFALEVIDVHKELLARDPETSAIVAIQKVLTNGHCQNEIKQDEKSEQSASEQESTPEKETPSPATPDAAAKRGSWAESDQIHSSPRHAKMLYKTRTLSALPLSNTKPKSAFENRLIASFKQRSMDENYLKNNFNSDDETALYFKLLFFGCLCMLVWKHIWLLPVMLFFLAIHVLKRLLDFFGVWLFCENHYNNFMGKVKNWWSDRQSAAVPAHIRGIRKIFSSLNKNIRDMAYSSVDTVSTCIVIIGLITFLIVATIFICIQIYSEAIVVVQLSGSLLNSTFVQNSELHAYLPEGWEEKLDSLIDNAYTYGKEGISAGVKNILKEGDPDKIARVEEQILQLWERVYQSWVSGQFGPQIGPAVNGAAVQDSWDSFVHDMSNTPGMFDYSGIVAWVQANVGTLSAIATSIWAPLASNVSLLAGSIGAFTSLLLSGGGAVINMFINLVVFFTTLFYLLACSNAFYKPVEVITQVQPNFGPRLGIALSVAINQVFRASFKMALFYGLWTWLVHNLFGAKVVYLPSVLAAVLGAAPFLGPYLAGIPAALDVWLQGRPMAAIMLPIAQAAPIAFLDAAVYAEIKDGGHPYVTGLAIAGGIFYLGPEGAILGPLLLCCLMVVLNLSSAFLRDTPLEERAALHSRVSVPKWLANEKLSQLVFSMMVKRLNKARCFSLTGMHGLLTLGRSPTDMSINKPTNVWYHK